The Parabacteroides sp. AD58 genome includes a window with the following:
- a CDS encoding response regulator transcription factor: MQTILIVEDEKRVADLLKIGLEENGYQTLVAYDGAMGLRLFQSNSFQLVISDIILPKLDGFELCKEIRKVNERIPILMLTALGSADDKLEGFDAGADDYMVKPFDFRELNARVKVLLKRNAETVVRPPEQITYADLSVNLNLREVRRNNIAIKLSPKEYNLLLYMLENAEKVITRVEIAEKVWNTHFDTGTNFIDVYINYLRKKIDKDFGKKLIHTKPGVGFILSDKL; this comes from the coding sequence ATGCAAACCATTTTGATTGTAGAAGATGAGAAAAGAGTAGCCGACTTACTGAAAATCGGCTTGGAAGAGAATGGATATCAGACCCTGGTTGCCTACGACGGAGCCATGGGATTACGCCTTTTCCAATCCAACTCGTTCCAACTGGTCATCTCAGATATTATTCTTCCGAAACTGGATGGTTTCGAATTATGCAAGGAAATCCGGAAAGTAAACGAGCGAATTCCGATCCTGATGCTAACGGCCCTGGGTTCAGCCGACGATAAGTTGGAAGGATTTGATGCCGGAGCCGACGATTACATGGTCAAGCCCTTTGACTTCCGCGAACTGAATGCGCGTGTCAAAGTATTGCTGAAAAGAAATGCAGAAACAGTGGTCAGACCGCCTGAACAGATAACCTATGCTGATTTATCCGTTAATCTGAATCTGCGCGAAGTAAGGCGAAACAATATCGCAATCAAACTGTCTCCAAAAGAATACAATCTGCTTTTATATATGTTGGAGAATGCAGAGAAAGTTATTACCCGCGTCGAGATAGCCGAAAAGGTTTGGAATACCCACTTCGATACAGGAACTAATTTCATCGACGTATATATCAACTATCTCCGTAAAAAGATAGATAAAGACTTTGGCAAAAAGCTGATTCATACAAAACCCGGAGTAGGTTTCATTTTATCCGATAAGTTATGA
- a CDS encoding GNAT family N-acetyltransferase codes for MILETERLILRELVQNDYNDLCRLLQDDETMYAYEGAFSDREVQAWLDKQLNRYHSYHFGLWAMIRKDTQEWIGQCGITMQTYKDQEVPEIGYLLQRRYWHQGYATEAAIACREYGFNTLQFPALYSIIRDTNQASQRVAIRNGMQPIDTIVKYYRGIYMPHDVFCVRKEEILPTAIP; via the coding sequence ATAATTCTTGAAACCGAACGTCTCATCTTGCGCGAACTTGTACAAAATGACTACAACGACCTCTGCCGATTACTGCAAGACGACGAAACGATGTATGCCTATGAAGGCGCTTTCAGTGACCGGGAAGTACAAGCCTGGCTGGACAAACAACTGAACCGTTACCATTCTTATCACTTCGGATTGTGGGCGATGATCCGGAAAGATACACAAGAATGGATCGGACAATGCGGTATCACGATGCAGACATACAAGGATCAGGAAGTTCCCGAAATAGGTTATCTGTTACAACGCCGGTACTGGCACCAGGGATATGCGACCGAAGCCGCCATCGCCTGCCGGGAATACGGATTTAACACATTACAATTCCCGGCATTGTATTCCATCATCCGAGACACCAATCAGGCTTCCCAACGCGTTGCCATCCGCAACGGGATGCAACCAATTGACACAATCGTAAAATATTACCGGGGAATCTACATGCCCCATGATGTATTTTGTGTCAGGAAAGAGGAAATACTGCCAACTGCCATTCCATAA
- a CDS encoding glycoside hydrolase family 95 protein: MKNNLVYVLWVCISLLPYYTQAQDEISVADSGRWKLWYKQPAECWSEALPLGNSRLGAMVYGGIEREEIQLNEETFWAGGPHRNDNPAALAHLDSVRHLIFAGKNADAQKLIDKTFYSTSHGMPYLTLGSLVIKGTSPEQVSDYFRDLNLETAIATTRYQADGVHYKREVFASQVDPVVIIRYMADKPGQLDLTIGYDSPLKSKIFRKGKELIMQSRGTDHEGIRGVIEVETQTQADVAGGKMKLDNQHIYIEDADTVTLYVTAATNFVDYQTVGANEGKKASRQLSSAMQKTYAEARRDHINRYRQQYSRVSLDLGQSEAEQLETTERIVRFQEGKDLPLVALMFQYGRYLLISSSQPGGQPANLQGIWNNMLLPPWDSKYTININTEMNYWPAEVTNLPETHEPLFAMLKDLSVTGQETARVMYGAKGWVAHHNTDLWRITGPVDNAFYGTWPNGGAWLSTHLWQHYLYSGDKAFLKEVYPVLKGAADFFLSFLVKHPKYGWMVSAPSMSPEHGPGGEDVNQASTITAGCTMDNQIVFDVLSQAREAAEILGEPVAYQDSLQRMLGQLPPMQIGKYNQLQEWLEDADNPKDQHRHISHVYGLYPSNQISPYSHPLLFQAAKNTLIQRGDEATGWSMGWKINLWARLLDGNHAYRMVCSLLSLLPNDELQTEYPQGRIYPNMLDAHPPFQIDGNFGYTAGVAEMLLQSHDGALHVLPALPEAWQEGEVKGLAARGGFVVDMKWKNGQFLSGKIHARLGGLLRIRSYVPLQGKGLAEAKGENPNPFYKTAQIKEPLVSDEIQPQYPLLLKVYEYDLMTEAGKVYDLVRGTVNK; encoded by the coding sequence ATGAAAAACAACCTCGTGTATGTCCTTTGGGTTTGTATAAGTTTGTTACCTTATTATACTCAGGCCCAAGATGAAATATCTGTAGCGGATAGTGGCAGATGGAAATTATGGTATAAGCAGCCGGCCGAATGCTGGTCGGAAGCATTGCCTTTGGGAAATTCCCGTTTGGGTGCCATGGTTTATGGTGGAATCGAACGGGAAGAGATCCAGTTGAATGAAGAAACCTTTTGGGCGGGTGGACCGCATCGGAATGATAATCCGGCAGCTCTTGCCCATCTGGACTCGGTCAGACACTTGATTTTTGCCGGGAAGAATGCGGATGCCCAAAAGCTGATCGACAAGACTTTTTACAGTACTTCGCACGGAATGCCTTACCTGACGTTGGGCAGCTTGGTGATTAAAGGAACTTCGCCTGAACAAGTTTCGGATTATTTTCGGGATTTGAATCTGGAAACCGCCATCGCGACAACGCGCTATCAGGCAGATGGCGTGCATTATAAGCGGGAAGTATTTGCTTCGCAGGTTGATCCTGTTGTCATTATCCGGTATATGGCTGATAAGCCGGGGCAACTGGACCTGACAATCGGATATGATTCTCCGTTGAAAAGCAAGATCTTTCGGAAGGGAAAGGAACTGATTATGCAGAGTCGGGGAACGGATCATGAAGGAATCCGGGGCGTTATTGAAGTAGAAACGCAAACGCAAGCCGATGTGGCCGGCGGAAAAATGAAACTGGATAACCAGCATATTTATATAGAAGATGCCGATACGGTAACCTTGTATGTGACGGCAGCCACGAACTTCGTCGATTATCAGACTGTTGGTGCGAATGAAGGGAAAAAGGCTTCCCGGCAGTTGTCGTCGGCGATGCAGAAAACCTATGCAGAAGCCCGTCGGGATCATATCAACCGCTACCGGCAACAATACAGTCGGGTGTCGTTGGATTTGGGACAAAGCGAAGCCGAACAGCTGGAAACAACCGAACGCATAGTCCGGTTTCAGGAAGGAAAGGATTTACCTTTGGTAGCGCTGATGTTTCAATATGGCCGCTATCTGCTGATTTCTTCGTCGCAACCTGGCGGACAGCCTGCCAACTTGCAGGGAATTTGGAATAATATGCTGTTGCCTCCGTGGGATTCGAAATATACGATCAATATCAATACGGAAATGAATTACTGGCCGGCTGAGGTAACGAACTTACCGGAAACACATGAACCGCTGTTTGCCATGTTGAAAGATTTGTCGGTAACCGGACAGGAAACGGCCCGGGTTATGTATGGAGCCAAAGGTTGGGTGGCTCATCATAATACCGATTTATGGCGGATAACTGGTCCGGTTGATAATGCTTTTTACGGGACATGGCCCAATGGCGGTGCCTGGCTTTCGACTCATTTGTGGCAACATTATTTATATTCGGGAGATAAAGCCTTCCTGAAAGAGGTTTATCCGGTTCTAAAAGGTGCCGCCGATTTCTTCTTGTCTTTCTTGGTAAAACACCCTAAATATGGCTGGATGGTCAGTGCTCCATCCATGTCTCCCGAACATGGTCCGGGCGGAGAAGATGTGAACCAGGCATCAACCATTACAGCCGGGTGTACTATGGATAATCAGATCGTCTTTGATGTATTGAGTCAGGCCAGAGAGGCCGCGGAAATATTAGGTGAACCCGTTGCTTATCAAGACTCATTGCAGCGAATGTTGGGACAGTTGCCACCGATGCAGATCGGAAAATACAATCAGTTGCAGGAATGGCTGGAAGATGCCGACAATCCAAAAGACCAGCATCGGCATATTTCGCATGTGTATGGCCTTTATCCCAGTAATCAGATTTCTCCTTATTCCCATCCGCTTTTGTTTCAAGCGGCGAAGAATACGTTGATCCAACGAGGAGACGAAGCAACAGGCTGGTCGATGGGTTGGAAAATTAATCTCTGGGCACGTCTGCTGGATGGAAATCATGCCTATAGAATGGTTTGCAGCTTGTTGTCTTTGTTGCCCAATGATGAGTTGCAGACAGAATATCCGCAAGGACGGATTTATCCGAATATGCTGGATGCACATCCGCCTTTCCAGATTGATGGAAACTTCGGCTATACGGCCGGTGTAGCCGAAATGTTATTGCAAAGTCATGACGGTGCTCTGCATGTCCTTCCGGCTTTACCGGAAGCTTGGCAGGAGGGTGAAGTGAAAGGGTTGGCAGCTCGTGGCGGATTTGTGGTAGATATGAAATGGAAAAATGGTCAGTTTTTGTCCGGAAAGATTCATGCTCGTCTGGGCGGACTTTTACGGATTCGTTCGTATGTGCCGTTACAGGGAAAAGGACTTGCCGAGGCTAAAGGAGAGAATCCGAATCCGTTTTATAAAACAGCCCAGATAAAAGAACCGTTGGTATCAGATGAAATTCAACCGCAATACCCGTTGTTGCTGAAAGTTTATGAATATGATCTGATGACAGAAGCCGGAAAAGTATATGATCTGGTACGGGGTACGGTCAATAAATAA
- the ung gene encoding uracil-DNA glycosylase gives MQVKIADSWQKRLQKEFDQPYFARLAAFVKDEYAHYHVLPKGSQIFHIFNACPFEQVKVVILGQDPYPTPGQYYGVCFSVPEHTPVPGSLANIYQEIHTDLGLPVPSSGCLDKWVEQGVFSMNTVLTVRAYQTGSHKGKGWETFTDAVIRLLSEEREHLVFMLWGAYAKEKIPLIDQRKHLILTAAHPSPRSADHGFFGCRHFSKANAFLVQHGMTPINWSV, from the coding sequence ATGCAAGTCAAAATAGCAGACAGTTGGCAGAAAAGACTTCAGAAGGAATTTGATCAGCCTTATTTTGCCCGGTTGGCGGCCTTTGTGAAAGACGAATACGCGCATTATCATGTACTTCCCAAAGGATCACAGATATTCCATATCTTTAATGCCTGTCCGTTTGAACAAGTTAAGGTCGTTATTTTAGGACAAGACCCGTATCCGACTCCAGGACAATATTATGGTGTTTGCTTTTCCGTACCGGAACATACGCCGGTTCCCGGTTCGCTGGCCAATATTTATCAGGAAATCCATACCGATCTGGGACTTCCTGTGCCTTCTTCCGGTTGTCTGGATAAATGGGTGGAACAGGGAGTCTTCTCGATGAATACGGTTTTGACCGTGCGGGCCTATCAAACCGGTTCGCATAAAGGGAAAGGATGGGAAACCTTTACCGATGCCGTTATCCGGTTGTTGAGTGAAGAACGGGAACATTTGGTCTTTATGTTGTGGGGAGCTTATGCTAAAGAGAAGATTCCGTTGATCGATCAGCGTAAACATCTGATATTAACTGCGGCTCATCCTTCACCTCGTTCGGCGGATCATGGTTTCTTCGGATGCCGTCATTTCAGTAAGGCGAATGCATTCTTGGTGCAACATGGGATGACTCCGATTAACTGGTCTGTCTGA
- a CDS encoding MalY/PatB family protein, producing MKHYNFDEVINRKGTSCVKYDGLKDAYQGKENLIPLWVADMDFATPDFIIDALKKRCEHPIFGYTFDDDEYYASILTWLHYKYNWKAEREWITYIPGIVKGIGLAVQCFTQPGDKVIIQPPVYHPFRLVPTRMGREVVYNPLKLEDGVYKMDFEQLESLIDKDCKMLILSNPHNPGGIVWEKEALVKLAQICSAHGILVISDEIHAELTYPQFRHHPFATVSPEAAACSVTFMAPSKTFNIAGIVSSYAIVPDAQLREKFYSFLEAGELNAGTIFAFTATKAAYTYGAEWLQQMRSYVIENVNFVDEYLKKNIPQIKAYRPQASFLIWLDCRELGLSQPDLVHLFEDKAGLALNDGTMFGKEGEGFMRLNVGCPRSILSKALESLKKAIG from the coding sequence ATGAAACATTATAATTTTGATGAGGTTATTAACCGCAAAGGAACCAGTTGTGTGAAATACGACGGACTGAAGGACGCTTATCAAGGAAAAGAGAATCTGATACCATTATGGGTAGCAGACATGGATTTTGCAACACCAGATTTTATCATTGATGCCTTGAAAAAACGGTGTGAACATCCTATTTTCGGATATACGTTCGATGATGATGAATATTATGCAAGTATTCTTACCTGGTTACATTATAAATATAATTGGAAAGCTGAGCGGGAATGGATTACTTATATCCCCGGTATTGTGAAAGGAATAGGCCTGGCAGTTCAGTGTTTTACCCAACCTGGTGATAAAGTAATCATACAGCCTCCAGTTTATCATCCGTTTCGTTTGGTTCCGACCCGTATGGGACGCGAAGTGGTTTATAATCCGTTGAAACTGGAAGATGGCGTATATAAGATGGATTTCGAACAACTGGAAAGTCTGATTGATAAGGACTGTAAGATGCTGATCCTTTCCAATCCGCATAATCCGGGTGGTATTGTGTGGGAAAAAGAGGCTTTGGTTAAGTTGGCCCAGATTTGTTCAGCCCATGGAATCCTGGTTATTTCAGATGAAATCCATGCAGAGTTGACTTATCCGCAGTTCAGACACCATCCGTTTGCTACGGTTTCGCCCGAGGCTGCTGCCTGCAGTGTGACGTTTATGGCTCCAAGTAAAACATTCAATATCGCTGGTATCGTCAGTTCGTATGCCATTGTTCCGGATGCCCAATTGCGGGAGAAATTTTATTCCTTCCTGGAAGCTGGTGAATTGAATGCAGGAACGATCTTTGCTTTCACCGCCACCAAAGCGGCTTATACCTATGGAGCGGAATGGTTACAGCAGATGCGTTCGTATGTCATTGAGAATGTCAATTTCGTAGATGAGTATCTGAAGAAAAACATTCCGCAGATAAAGGCCTATCGTCCGCAGGCATCTTTCCTGATTTGGCTTGACTGCCGGGAGCTTGGTTTGTCACAACCGGATTTGGTTCACCTGTTTGAAGACAAGGCAGGATTAGCCTTGAACGACGGAACCATGTTTGGAAAAGAAGGAGAAGGCTTCATGCGGTTGAACGTAGGCTGCCCGCGTTCTATTTTGAGCAAGGCACTTGAATCTTTGAAGAAAGCTATCGGGTAG
- a CDS encoding FKBP-type peptidyl-prolyl cis-trans isomerase, producing the protein MKISANKFVAVTYDLYVGEGEERELMEKATREVPLKFIYGTGSMIQAFEDALMGLESGAGFDFTIAPENAYGEYKEDYVLDLPKNIFEVDGKFDSEMIQEGRTVPMMDSNGNRMNGSVLEVRDDVVVMDFNHPLAGETLHFKGEVIDVHDPTAEEIAAMTAPAGGCGCGCDSCGGGCGDHDHGDSCGCGGCH; encoded by the coding sequence ATGAAAATTTCAGCAAACAAATTCGTTGCAGTAACCTATGACCTGTATGTCGGTGAAGGAGAAGAACGTGAATTGATGGAAAAAGCAACACGCGAAGTTCCATTGAAGTTTATTTATGGAACCGGATCGATGATCCAGGCATTTGAGGATGCTTTAATGGGTTTGGAATCAGGAGCCGGATTTGATTTTACAATTGCTCCGGAAAACGCCTATGGAGAATACAAAGAAGACTACGTACTGGATCTGCCGAAGAATATCTTTGAAGTAGATGGTAAATTCGACTCTGAGATGATTCAGGAAGGACGTACAGTTCCGATGATGGATTCAAACGGAAACCGGATGAATGGTTCTGTTCTGGAAGTACGTGATGATGTAGTTGTCATGGATTTCAATCATCCGTTGGCAGGTGAAACTTTGCATTTCAAAGGAGAGGTAATCGACGTGCATGATCCTACAGCTGAAGAAATCGCTGCGATGACTGCTCCGGCCGGAGGCTGTGGCTGCGGTTGCGATAGCTGCGGTGGTGGTTGTGGAGACCATGACCATGGAGATAGCTGTGGTTGCGGTGGTTGTCATTAA
- the aroC gene encoding chorismate synthase, whose amino-acid sequence MNTFGNIFRLTSFGESHGPGIGGVIDGCPSGFELDMEAIQRELNRRKPGQSRITTPRKEDDEVQFLSGIYEGKTTGTPIGFIVWNKNQHSADYDNMKQVYRPSHADYTYQMKYGIRDPRGGGRSSARETISRCVAGAIARQILAKQGIDINAYTSQVGNICLDKSWEAYDLSRIEENPVRCPDPEKAVEMEELIAKVKGQGDTIGGIISGVITGVPVGLGEPVFGKLHAALGNAMLSINAVKGFEYGDGFAAAGYRGSERNDCFFNDNGKINVRTNHSGGIQGGISNGQPIYFRVAFKSVATLLREQETVDMEGNDTILKARGRHDACVLPRAVPIVEAMAAMTILDYWLMQQTRNCW is encoded by the coding sequence ATGAATACATTTGGAAATATATTCAGACTTACTTCGTTTGGCGAGTCGCATGGCCCTGGTATTGGAGGTGTGATTGATGGCTGTCCTTCGGGCTTTGAACTGGATATGGAAGCAATTCAGAGAGAATTGAACCGAAGAAAACCCGGACAGTCCCGGATTACGACTCCAAGAAAGGAAGATGATGAAGTGCAGTTCCTTTCCGGTATTTACGAAGGAAAGACAACGGGAACACCCATCGGATTTATTGTCTGGAACAAGAATCAGCATTCTGCCGACTATGATAATATGAAGCAGGTGTATCGTCCGTCGCATGCTGATTATACATATCAGATGAAATATGGCATTCGTGACCCGAGAGGCGGAGGCCGCTCATCAGCACGAGAAACGATTTCCCGTTGTGTAGCCGGTGCAATTGCCCGTCAAATCTTGGCAAAGCAGGGAATCGATATCAATGCTTATACATCTCAGGTCGGGAATATTTGTCTGGATAAATCCTGGGAAGCATATGATTTGAGCCGGATTGAAGAAAATCCGGTGCGTTGTCCTGACCCGGAAAAGGCTGTTGAAATGGAAGAATTAATAGCCAAGGTTAAAGGACAAGGTGATACGATTGGTGGTATTATATCCGGTGTCATTACGGGAGTACCTGTGGGATTGGGCGAGCCGGTCTTTGGTAAACTGCACGCTGCACTGGGAAATGCGATGCTTTCAATCAATGCCGTCAAAGGTTTTGAATATGGAGATGGTTTTGCTGCGGCCGGATACCGCGGATCAGAGCGGAACGATTGTTTCTTTAATGATAATGGGAAGATCAATGTTCGTACCAACCATTCAGGTGGTATCCAAGGTGGCATTTCTAATGGTCAACCTATTTATTTCCGGGTAGCATTTAAATCGGTTGCTACTTTATTAAGAGAACAGGAGACCGTTGATATGGAAGGTAATGATACGATCCTGAAAGCTCGTGGAAGGCATGATGCATGTGTATTACCTCGGGCTGTTCCTATCGTGGAAGCAATGGCCGCCATGACGATATTGGATTATTGGCTGATGCAGCAGACGAGAAATTGTTGGTAA
- a CDS encoding tetratricopeptide repeat protein has product MYYLKGKINHKHFYLLKAQDDYETACQYITPHTDYKLRIDLKISMGKLYHFYRIYNQEETLLDEASQLAIQNQDSSLITKLYILKSNLLKEQKRYKEALAFLHKTQPYTKAVSTKQRAKLYNESSIIHLFLLQTDSAYYYMNLAAQTDSLNPRYRLQREGLKAYIQKKESAIDYFWKVIEAMPLEKRILAYRYAANEMKQQGKLDESRKFLEEHVRLRDSTYFGRKEELLERIQNLREYKTQQEHIVQVEKDLADKVLLLHRVVAFFVIVILSVFLFYYRIKQNKNKLKIQLLRTEQERNQSDLKRKEAEIQYLKEKEEKEAIALARLNQRLEYFKQLNEITIPILMQNRNKSGALHLQENDWTIIRNNTNACFDHFTDRLKGLYPQLTEEEINFCCLVKMELPLSVLAEIYHIAKGSISRKKMRLKEKIGIENRSFDEFITSL; this is encoded by the coding sequence ATGTATTATCTTAAAGGGAAAATCAATCATAAACATTTTTACCTGTTAAAAGCGCAAGATGATTATGAAACAGCCTGTCAATATATTACGCCGCATACGGATTATAAATTGAGAATTGATCTAAAAATCAGTATGGGGAAATTGTATCATTTCTACCGCATTTACAATCAGGAGGAAACCCTTTTAGACGAGGCATCGCAATTAGCCATCCAGAATCAGGATTCATCCCTGATCACCAAATTATATATACTAAAAAGTAATCTGCTGAAGGAACAAAAGCGATACAAAGAAGCTTTAGCGTTTTTACATAAGACACAACCTTATACAAAGGCTGTTTCGACAAAACAAAGGGCTAAATTATATAACGAGTCGAGTATCATTCATTTATTCCTGTTACAAACAGATTCTGCCTATTATTATATGAACTTAGCTGCCCAAACAGATAGTCTGAATCCTCGATACAGACTACAACGAGAGGGACTGAAAGCCTATATCCAAAAGAAGGAATCAGCTATCGATTATTTCTGGAAGGTCATAGAAGCTATGCCGTTAGAGAAAAGAATCTTAGCCTACCGGTACGCTGCCAATGAAATGAAGCAGCAAGGCAAATTGGACGAATCACGTAAATTCCTGGAAGAACATGTACGCTTGCGGGATTCGACATATTTTGGTCGTAAGGAAGAATTACTGGAAAGAATACAAAACCTGCGTGAATACAAAACTCAGCAAGAGCATATTGTGCAGGTTGAGAAGGATCTGGCCGACAAAGTATTGCTTTTGCATCGGGTTGTAGCCTTTTTCGTCATTGTCATTTTATCTGTCTTTTTGTTTTATTACCGGATCAAACAGAACAAGAACAAATTGAAGATCCAGTTGCTTCGGACTGAACAAGAAAGAAACCAAAGTGATCTTAAAAGGAAAGAAGCGGAAATTCAATACCTGAAAGAGAAGGAAGAAAAAGAAGCGATTGCCCTTGCAAGATTGAATCAACGGCTTGAGTATTTCAAGCAGCTGAACGAAATAACTATTCCCATCTTGATGCAAAACCGGAATAAATCCGGAGCTTTGCATTTACAGGAAAATGACTGGACCATTATCCGTAATAATACAAATGCCTGTTTTGATCATTTTACCGACAGGCTGAAGGGACTTTATCCACAACTGACAGAAGAGGAAATCAATTTCTGCTGTCTGGTAAAAATGGAATTGCCTTTATCTGTCCTGGCTGAAATCTATCATATAGCTAAAGGCAGTATCTCACGCAAGAAAATGAGACTAAAGGAGAAAATCGGCATTGAAAATAGGAGTTTCGATGAGTTTATTACGTCCTTATAA